The following DNA comes from Hordeum vulgare subsp. vulgare chromosome 3H, MorexV3_pseudomolecules_assembly, whole genome shotgun sequence.
tgaattACAGTgacttgctaacccctgcaccagtggggaagggcgacttatatagagtgcgttgcccttcacaacggttcggtgcacaggggtggtgtagtggtgattaaatgtctacgttacaggtaacgtatgccttaaatgctaataaaggtacatgaaagcgtatgaccgttgccctctaggggggttacgatgtacagagtggaatccagtcggtaaatttgatacgctccgaatgctcatttccgactggatgatggaggaaacgtcaccgactggatgatggaggaatcgtcaccaactggatgaagggaagtccttaattcagtcggaactgactaagggccttgtcccttatgaagggtagtccttgggtaggacctatagggcaggcctatgaccctaccctaggactataacctcaTCACCAGCATCGGGAGCCGAAGAGAGCGACGGGATATGAAACGAACAGACAGCAGTCGAAACTGCAGTGTTCGCTTTCAAAATCCACTAGCAAAACATTCAGCTTCACCGAGTGGACTTTCGTATATTagtcgtgcgtggcaaaaatttagtcCGGCTCATTCACGCAACCCGCGTCGCGTTGTGacgaggcgggaggaggaggaggaggagcgcgcgtgtatgcatctcttgttctcaagctcatacatgtgtggaaacatcctcccttataaggaggtccaactccctctaaactagcaatgtgggactaaacatttccacctcttgccttgcacaaatgggctgcgtgaGCCTCTAGGATTTAATAggaattatatattgggctggcccaaataATTGTACAAAATTCCAGCAATCATATCCATTGTCGCCATCCGCTGCTTCAATTGGATACGGAGGCCGCGGTGGGTGTGCGCAAACACAGAGTTGCCATAATACGACCTTCATATCATTTCATTATGTTTGATTTTATATTGTCATTTTTTAATGAATATAGTGGTAATTTAAGCTCAAATAAGACACACCAAACACATGTCTGAGCATGATaaattaataaaaaaatataataGTAATAAAAATGTGTCACTTTACATATAATTAATGACTACAAATGTAATTTACCGACATTTCAAAATAAGCATTGTCACTAGTATGTGATATTACTACCTAGACTACTTGTACTGGTCGGTGGCCGACAGCATCTAGTCATCGTCCTCCACGCCAGCGTcaacgtccttctccttcttcttctcctcctcctcctcctcattcaagGATGAGATCACACATGGATATGTATGTGTACTCCCCTTCCTCCTTAGGGTGTCAATCGTCATATGAAAGACACGTCACCAAAGGATCCTCATTGAGAGCGCGAAACGCAAGacgtaagtgtgtgtgtgtgtgtgtgagagagagagagagagagagagagaggagtcaggATATGTGCGTGAGAGAGGCAGAAACGAAGCATTATGTTCCCTAGTTGTGGCTAGGGTTTATAACTTCCCTCCATACACCACCAGCGAGCCTGTGGATTCGCCTCCCCTCTTCCTGCCGCTCCGATGGCAGGTGGCGATGAGGAGAATCTTGATGCCTCTGCTCTGGCTAGTAGTTTAAGTTGGGTATTTTAATCCTTGCAGGGTGGCGATTGGATGGATAGCGTTGCTTCTTTGTCAAGTTGGTTTTCCGGGCTCCTATCCTCCTCGAGTTCATCCATCTGGACTGAATCGACATAGATCTGACATAGCTCTGCCGTCTCATTGGGAAGGTGAAGTTTGGGTTTCTCATCGATTGTGTACGGCAGCGAGATATGATGTCAGGCACTTCAGGTCGATTCAAGGGTTCATCGGCAACGACTGCAGCTCCAGGACGGTGGTCTTTAAGCAGGGCACGTGCATGAAAACTTTCCAACTATCATCGATAAAGGTCAGCCCAACTTCAATAAAGGAGCGGCGACAATGTCAGCGGCTTGTTCTGGCGGTAGTATTAATTGTTTGGTGCTCTAAGTATCTTGATGTAATTTTTAATATGTTTGGAATGCTGTGTACTTGGGATCCATTTTTATGAAAGATCCGGATGTGTTTCTCGAGTGAGTGAGTGTGTGAGAGAGAGGAGCGGGATGCGGTGGAGGAAGAAATGAGAAGATGGCAACCGTGCGATGCCGATCTGATGGCGCATCCAATGGATGTTCGAATGTATTGTCTGTTGCAGAACGTTGGTCGTTTGTTTTTCCGTACATATTCACCTGAACATCTAATTTCACGAGGTAGCACAAGCCAACTCGTGATTGTGAGTGTACACGTGTCTTCAATAAGAGAAAAAAAGATGAGGCTAGTGCTTCAACTCTTTAAGATAACGAGCCGTGTCAAGCTATCTTATGTTGATGAGTTGTACCGAACGGAGCCGAGTCGAGTTAGCCCCAACTCACTCGCTCTACCCCAGAAAGGAGTTCCGTGAAGGAGTGCATGCATGCGGAGCACAACCGAGAATGAATCGTCCTGTTGCAGACCAAAAATAAAGCTATCTATATCACTGTTGCGACGTCGACGCTGGAATCTAACAACAGTGCACTCGTAGTCACCCTAGAGCTTGGATGGATCACATGATCGATGCACCGCATCGCATCAGTTCGGACCACATACATATATATGGCGCGATTGACGCATGGATCTCGCGTTCCTGCCAAACCTGTAGAGAAGAGACGTAGTCAAACCTTCTGACTGTTGGACACAGACAGGTCTACTGTACGTACGCATCGCATCATATAGGTATGAACTCTACCTGGCAATGCCGGCACACTGCCCTGCCTCGTCGGTAGGAACGGAGGGACCCTCCTTCAATGCCTTGTTAAACAATCACATCACATGGTGTGCGGTTCAGCGGCTGCCAAGCCAGCGTACTACGTTTTCGAGTTTTCGACTTCCACATGTACACTGCAGCGTAATGGGACGTGGCATGGCACGTACAACCAACCGACACCGGCATCGAATGATATACCGTATATCGCGTCACCTATATATGCATCTTATCTTAACCCGTGCATGCATGTGATGGAACATATCCGTAGTTATGAGTTACTACGTATAGTTAGCAATCAGTGCACGCACACGCAAGGTATATTAGACTTGTCATGGCACACTGTGCATGGAGCTTAATTAGGCTTTGAATGCGACTTTCAACGTGTATCGTGGCCGGATAACGTAGAAAAAGGAGCGAGAATTCAGAGTCCTTATTCCTCAAGCAACATCGCAACATGCATTGATCACCCCAACACGCATGCATATCCATCGCATCGCCACATCGGTCCAGCTTTCCAAAGGGCCACCAGTTTGCCATGCTACAGCTGAATCATAGAGGTACTACAAATTTATCCGAAGCCACCTCTCACGTCTACAAACTCGATAATATGAAATGCTTTCATTTTCCATATCTTAACCGATGTCCTCGCCAATCCATGCATATAAGGACCAACAACCGGTGCAACACACCTAAAACACACATCACATGAACGTGTTTTAGAAGCGTCGTCATTATCAAACCACTGACCCGTCTCAGATCCGCATCATCCTTATCAGTCCAAACATCCGGTGACGCCACCGCCATGCACTCGTCCATCCTGACGCCAAGACTCTAAAAGATATATCGTGCATAGCACCTGCCAACCAGACATGACTCATCGtaacacctgtcggccaggcatggctTGATAGCTCCATCGAAACTCCGTGCAAGACCAAGCCGCTTCACCTCATGCCTCTGTCTTTCAgcactgctccacaaacgattgcTCACAAAAGAAAATCAACACCGTAGTACCATCATTGTCCGATCTGAAAtatcagatcctagggtttccccaaaGCAGCACGAGTGGACCGATAACAGTTACATAACGATGCATTCATCAAGGTAATGACGTAAAACACTGCCATCGCCCGCCGACGGTTCGGTTTTTACCAGCGACTATGACTCCACATCTCGCAGATGGGCCTAGATGACGAATCTTGAGATCCGATTACCCAGCCTCTGGTTGCTCGGAGTTCCCGTTTGATACCCGATAAAGCAAATCTAGGTTTTCGCTTTCCTCGCGATGGGCCTGGCCGAGGGAGAACATGTCAAGTAGAGTTACCAATGGTAAGGATTGGCGTGGGTTTAGAGTGGGTAGCCCGCTCTTATCTATGTCTTTCATTCCCATGGATTGGAAAACATCTTACTCGCCATGGCGCGAAACTTCTCATCGTCAGCCTAAGTGATTGTTTCTGTAAGCTAGAGAGAAGTATCCTTGATTGGGTGCTTCGAATGCCCTTCGGGAAGTGAAAGTGAAGGTTGATCAATAGCCGTGCCGCGGGGACGAACTTCAATAGCCCATCATAGCACTCTCAGTCAGGGGGTTAGAGAACTCTTGAAGATATCGACAGAATAACATTTCTTTTTCATAAGTTTCAGTGGACGCAGAGCTAACAAGTGTTGTTTTTCAGCGTAAGGTCaggttacagaaaggccttctatTTTGTCGAACAACAAGTCGAACCCAATGAACAATTCCATTCAAAGGAATGTTCTAGAGTTTTTTCCAATATATTCGCGATATTTAATAAATAAAATGGAATAAATTCTTCACGATTTCTAGAGTTCCGGGATTACTTCACTGATATCGATTTTCGCCTAAGCACGGCCTTTAGGTTAGTTCAAAGTGTAATACAAAGAACTATCGATAGATCACCTCCGGCGAATAAGTGCACATATGTATAAACACAGGAAGAAGAAAGCATGCTACCAATTACTGCACGCATGCAAGATCTTGGATTAGAGGAGAATCATATGTGACTGCTGTGATCATGTGATCTTGATCCATTAATGTAGAAAAATGAAATTCTGGTTCGTGAAGCAACACTGATGGCGACAAATGTTGACCAGCCATCCGTTGCTTAATATGACTAGTCTCCAGATCGAGCGTATATATACCACGCACCTACGTGCCTTCCTTCACAGCATCGATTCCAACACAGAGACACAATCCGAAAATGGGGCAGTCCAAGCCAGCTCTGGTGCTTCTCCTGCTCGCCGTCTCCACGGCGGCGACCGTCGGCAAGCCGCTGCTCACGAAGATCACCAAGAGCGGCGCGTCCACTGCGCTCTACACCGCACCACTCAGCGCCGGCCGCCCTCTGGTCCTCGACCTCTCCGCGCCGGCCATCACGACGCCGTGCAGCGGGCAGACGACGACCGTGACGCTCTCGGCCAACTCCACCGACGGCAGCAACCCGCTGTCCCCGGTCTCCTTCGCCGCCACCGCCACCTGCGCGGCGGCCCCCTCCGGCGCCGTCGGCGTGGCGGGGCTCGCGCGCTCCAGCGCCTCGTTCCCGGCCCAGGTGGCCAAAACACAGAAGGTGGCCAACTCGTTCGCGCTCTGCCTCCCGAGCGACGGCAGGACCGGGTTCACCGGCAACGGCATGGGTGCGGCCATCTTCGGCGGCGGCCCGTTCTTCCTCGCGCCCCCGGCGGACCGGCCGTCCATCACGACGCTCCTCTCCGACGGCGTCCCGCTCCGGCAGCCCTTCGCCGGGAACCCCGGCTACTTCGTGTCGGCCACCAACGGCATCGCCGTCGGCGGTGCGCGCGTGGCCGTGTCCGGCTCCGGCGCGCTCGTGGTCGGCCTCTCCACCACGATCCCCTACGCGCAGCTCCGCGGCGACGTGTACCGCCCCTTCATCTCGGCCTTCGACCGCGCCATGGGCTCCAGCGCCAAGGTCGCGGCCGTGGCCCCGTTCGAGCTGTGCTACAACTCGTCCAAGCTGTTTCTGACGCGATTCGGGTACCTGGTGCCGGACGTGGACGTGATGCTGGAGGGCGGGACGAACTTCACGGTGGTGGGGGGAAACTCCATGGCGCAGGTGAACAGCGGCACGGCGTGCTTCGCGTTCGTCCGGTCGGGAGGCAGCACGGGCGCGACGCCGGCGGTGGTGATCGGAGGGTTCCAGATGGAGAACAAGCTGGTGGTGCTCGACAACGACAAGAAGACGTTCAGCTTCACCCCGAACCTCCCTGGCAGGGGGCTCACCTGCAGCAACTTCAATTTCACCAAGGCCGCCTAGTGATCCATCCACATCGTTTGTTGCATGCATGCTGTGTGTGCCAGGGCTTTATGttgaaaaaataaaggaaataaaATTTACTACTAAATCCAATTGAGTAGTAATACTGCACCTATTGATATTACCTCCGTCACGTTTAAAAAGgcacggttaaatttacgtgcattttcacaatagacaaggtttaagacgcGTTGCATTTACTCTTAGCAGCTAATTAGAttggccatagtgggagtaacttaggtGGTATCATATATTTGGGAATagtaaacatgctgatgtggcagataattaaagaagaaaaagaggattaGAGTAACATAAGTCCCTTTCCCAGTGCTCCATGGTGGACTGGTGCTAAGCATGTCACATAAGCAAAAAAATGACATGACATAGCAATTAAGGAGGAAAGAGAACACTTTGGTGATCCCAGGAAGAACCAATGCCATACATGTGAACCTAAGCAAACCACTTAAATGAAAGAAGATGACCAATGCATGAGAGAGTTTAGGTGTTAAATCATTAAATAGAATGAGCTTAGCAACAACAAGTTAAGCACCTATGCATTGGAAAGTTGAGTTGCTAACATCTTAGCACCTTTGCATTGGAAGCAGcctaacatgttaaatgctatgctattatgtgtcatgcatgtcaataaatgaagtcatctatgatactagtttataatactatgcattatgaaggtagtatcatacaatagtatcatatgcatgatactactatatgatactcctcACTATGACCAGCCTCCATTGTACtatttctatatgcatgcgtagtgtgaatgctattttttaatttatttcacaaccaatcaataaccacctagatcCTAGAGAATTTCCAtacacgccttctaaaccgtgacggagggagtacattatgTGAGAAATTCTGTATACGGTGATATTAACCTTTGTCCATCATATATCTTATTAATTGTTCCTTTTTTGCTTGTTCACTTTAGTTTTTATGTCATGGTGTATGTACAAAAATAATATAGGTACGAATGCTGAAATATTTCATAAAGAAAAACTTTATTGAAGGAAAAGAGACTGTACATTTTAGATAAATGAAATACATATTGACATATGGCAGGATAAGTTTTTGGTTCTTTTGTAATTCATTTCGTCATTGTTCGACAACCTGTAGGGTTTGTGCCAGCAATGAAATGATATAGAGCTTTGTCGATACTTCATGTTGAAATTACATATTCTTGTTTTATTGGTTGATAGTTTGGACATAATTTCTTTATTAGGAGCGTTCAAGGATCATTGATGTGGATTGGTTAGTTCTATGAAAGCATAGCATTTTTTTTCTTGTACCTTGGATGTATTAGTCTTTCTTTCTCTTATTGAAGAAAAGCTCAAAAAGCACTATGAGGCGAAGTCTCCATCTATTGTCCCCGCCTGACCTTTTTGcgtatgagggaataaaacaaacTAAAAGTGCACCAAGTAGTTGCATATGTAATATGATGGACAACTTAGTGGATTGTCTTGTATTCCAATTAATCTAGGACAAAAGAAAAGGCACTTTAAAAAGTGGGACTTTTATTACATAAAACAGCCATTGTTTCAGACCGAATTAAAATGAAGGCTTCGGTTTTGTTACCCCAAACCGCTAGGATTTTATCACAATGGGGCTTGGTTATTAAAATTTAAGACATTGATTCTGACCCCAAAGAATTAAACCTGAACAAACATCAAAAGTAACTAAGCTAGGATGCAAGGACCATGATATTATTAATGAATGTTGCATTGTACATGTTGTGTgtcccgagtgggtcccgagatacctctccgtcacacagagtgacaaatctcagtcttgatccatgccaacccaatagacacctttggagacacctgtagagcacctttatagtcacccagttacgtttgataacacaaaaggcattcctccggtgtccgggagttgcatgatctcatggtcatagaaacatatacattgacatgcagaaaatagtagcaataaactaacacgatcatatgctacgttcatagtttgggtcttgtccatcacatcattttcctaatgatgtgatcctgttatcaagtgacaacacttgtctatggacaggaaaccttgaccatctttgatcaacgagctagtcaactagaggctcattagggacagtgtgttgtctatgtatccacacatgtatttgagtttccaatcaataaaattctagcatggataataaacaattattatgaataaggaaatataataataactaatttatcattgcccatagggcatatttccaacaaagactACGCAGGGATGCTCCAATGATGACTATGGCGTGCGACATGAGCCATCATTTTTCTATGACTAGGAAGGTGTTTTGCTAGAACCATCAACACCAATTGCTGGAACCACACGTCAAGGAGCTGGAACGAGGAGTGGTGCATGGAGCTACAACCTCATACGTCCAGAGTTGCGACAAACCGCTAAATAAGGTACCATCGGCAAGCAAAATAGCTACAACCGGTGAATTGATTTGCTTCAATCCGCGGTGATAGACGGCTACAACCGCCGAACAGGAAGTTGGCACCCGCCTATGGAAAAGCTACTACCGACAATGAAGTTTGTGGCCGGTGACGGTAGACTGCTACAACCGACGAGCATGGAAGTTGCAACCCGCAAACAATAATGCTACAACCGGCAAACGGAAAAGTTACAAGGCGAGGCAAGCTGGGATGGTCAACATGGCTGTTGGGACCATGTTTGATGAGGCTAATCCAATGATGGAGTGGTTGAATGAGGATGAGGAACATGTAATCTTGGATGGATCTGATGCTGCTAGCGCCGTGTTCGAGGAAATACGTCGCCTTAACTCAAGCAAGAAATCCTCTCATCTTGGAAGGAAGGGCAATGGAACGAAAAGGAAGAGAGTAttggaagaagatgaggatgactACATTGATtgtgacgatgatgaagaagaagatgagtacatagacattgatgatgaggatgaatgCGGAGATCATAGCGCAAGTGAAGCTGATGCAGAAGATTCAACTACCCGAGTTGAAAAAGATCAACCAAGCCAAGATGGAAACGAGGTTGAGGAATGAAATGATGGAGGTTTGCTGAACTGCCGTAGGTCTCGACGAGGAAAGCAAAGCACGAAGCTGAAGGACTTGACGAGCCTTTACAATTGACAGGTAAGTTTATTGACCTGGTTTGAAATGATCTAGATTTCTGAAGCTTAAATTACTGTTATATTTGGTTAGAAACTACTGTTTCAGTATTGTAGTAATCCTCGCATTTCGGTAATGCCCAAACATTTCTGCCAAGGTTTTTGTTTGCTGAAAGTTGCATGGGGTGTGCTAACTGTTTCTTTTTGCTGACACAGTTATAAGTTCATTGGACCTGGTTAGGAATGCTAGCAAGTTTGTTTTTTTCGAAATTACTAGTATTATATTTGGTTAGGCGTTGCAAGTTTACCTACAGATTGCTAATTCTAGCATTCGTACAACCACGAGGAATGTCATTGTAGTGGAAATTAATCCAAATAATTCATAGCTTCATAAATTGCCAAATGATTGCATCAGCCCACTTTACCTTGTAATATTGATTGACTTAATACACCATCATTTTGGCATTTGTAGAAGCATTTGGAGCATCGTATGGGGTCGCAAGGTTGCTGTCCAGTGACAGAAGTGACACAAGAATGGAAGAAGGAAGCTTctggttgcattttgtggtgtatGAGAACTCTGAATGTTATTTTGTGGGATGCATGAAATGTTGTCCAGGACTAGTTGTGGACAATTCATTTGGATGGATGTTCTTTTGCTGTGATCTTCGATGTAGTTAAACTATGCTACGGATTGGCCTGGATGTAGAACCTAAGTTATGATTTGTAGACTATAATCTTTACTCCTGATTCGTCATTCTAGATTGAATTCTGGAATGCTATAATTTGCCTTCAATTAAGTATGTTTCTGTGATATGTCATTGttccacaaaatttcaaaaattatgTCAAATTTAGGACGTTTTTCGTTCAATTTTCGGCCAGTTTTCGTCCCAGTTTTCAATTTTTGGATTTGACTTTTC
Coding sequences within:
- the LOC123442533 gene encoding chitinase CLP-like, with the translated sequence MGQSKPALVLLLLAVSTAATVGKPLLTKITKSGASTALYTAPLSAGRPLVLDLSAPAITTPCSGQTTTVTLSANSTDGSNPLSPVSFAATATCAAAPSGAVGVAGLARSSASFPAQVAKTQKVANSFALCLPSDGRTGFTGNGMGAAIFGGGPFFLAPPADRPSITTLLSDGVPLRQPFAGNPGYFVSATNGIAVGGARVAVSGSGALVVGLSTTIPYAQLRGDVYRPFISAFDRAMGSSAKVAAVAPFELCYNSSKLFLTRFGYLVPDVDVMLEGGTNFTVVGGNSMAQVNSGTACFAFVRSGGSTGATPAVVIGGFQMENKLVVLDNDKKTFSFTPNLPGRGLTCSNFNFTKAA